The Maridesulfovibrio salexigens DSM 2638 region AGAACTCGGAAGCCCTGAACAGGTTAACAAGATCAACCGCAACAGGGATGTCTTTAACGGATTTGTATGTCTTAAGTCCCCAGACATTCTCCCTTTTGGGGTGTACTGGGATGATTTCATATCCGGCATCGATCATATAACGGCAGACCCGATCAACAGGGCGTCCGGGTTTATCAACCGCGCCAATTACGGCTATTACCTTGACCTCGTCAAGAAGTGTCGCTAACTTTTTTTCGTCAACTATAAGCATCTTTTGA contains the following coding sequences:
- a CDS encoding CoA-binding protein, whose protein sequence is MLIVDEKKLATLLDEVKVIAVIGAVDKPGRPVDRVCRYMIDAGYEIIPVHPKRENVWGLKTYKSVKDIPVAVDLVNLFRASEFCADHAREVLELETLPKCFWMQQDIFSPEARELFSGKDITVIEDRCIMVDHKNLAGNK